From Poecile atricapillus isolate bPoeAtr1 chromosome Z, bPoeAtr1.hap1, whole genome shotgun sequence, one genomic window encodes:
- the IER3IP1 gene encoding immediate early response 3-interacting protein 1, translated as MAFTLYSLLQASLLIVNAVAVLHEERFLRHVGWGSDQGIGGFGEEPGIKAQLTNLIRSIRTVMRLPLIALNSITIIFLLLFG; from the exons ATGGCGTTCACACTCTACTCGCTGCTGCAGGCCTCCCTCCTTATCGTCAATGCCGTGGCCGTGCTGCACGAGGAGCGCTTCCTTCGCCACG TTGGCTGGGGAAGCGATCAAGGGATTGGAGGATTTGGAGAGGAACCAGGAATTAAAGCACAGCTGACAAACCTCATTCGATCAATACGAACCGTTATGAGAT TGCCATTAATAGCCCTGAACTCCATCACAATCATTTTCCTCCTGTTGTTTGGTTGA